Within the Thermoleophilia bacterium genome, the region CGAACCGGCGACGTAGTCACCGAATGCGGTCGCTGAGGCGGGTCCGAGGAAAACGCAGCCGGCAGTGCGGACCCGTCCGGCGAGGGCAGCCGATCCGTCATCCATCAGCTGGAGGTGCTCCGGCGCGAACTGATTGACCAGATCGATGGCGACCCCGGAGTTCGGCGCGACCACGGTGGCCAGGCGGCAGTCGAAGACGCTGGGCTCTTCGGCGGAGACGCGGTTGACTTCGGCTTCAAGACGGTCCAGCACATCCTCACTCGTCCCGATAGCCACCAGCAGGCTCTCTTCGCCGTGCTCGGCCTGCGCGCAGAGGTCGAGTGCGGCCAGCTCGGGATCGACGGTTTCGTCGAGCACGACCATCAAGTCGGAAGGACCGGCCAGGGAGTCGATCGCAACCTCGCCGAACACGGCTTTCTTCGCCGCCTGGACCCAGTCGTTGCCGGGGCCGGCGATCACGTCGACCGGCTGGATCGATTCGGTTCCGCGGGCCAGAGCGAAGATCGCCTGCGCTCCGCCGACCGCGTAGATCTCGTCGACCCCGCAGATCGAAGCCGCGGCGAGAGTGGCTCCGTTGATCTTCCCGTCGGGACCCGGCGGTGCGACCAGCACCAGCCGCTTGACCCCGGCCACCCGCGCGGTGGCACAGCCCATGACAACGGTCGAGGGATAGGAAGCGCGGCCGCCCGGCGCGTAGAT harbors:
- the hisD gene encoding histidinol dehydrogenase, translating into MRIRRLQWAAPEDLSAGIREWFGIGLDSVDVSAIAKAVADEGDAALVRLTNEFDATAQPLETVAVSLDEADVALDALDEEVEAALTLAFENVSAVASAQLDEGERTVELPQGQTVTVGEVPVAAAGIYAPGGRASYPSTVVMGCATARVAGVKRLVLVAPPGPDGKINGATLAAASICGVDEIYAVGGAQAIFALARGTESIQPVDVIAGPGNDWVQAAKKAVFGEVAIDSLAGPSDLMVVLDETVDPELAALDLCAQAEHGEESLLVAIGTSEDVLDRLEAEVNRVSAEEPSVFDCRLATVVAPNSGVAIDLVNQFAPEHLQLMDDGSAALAGRVRTAGCVFLGPASATAFGDYVAGSNHILPTDGTGRSFGPLSPATFRRRTAQVSLDAEAARKLAGPLDALARAEGLPVHGKSAKRRAEDE